The uncultured Desulfobulbus sp. genome window below encodes:
- a CDS encoding FAD-dependent oxidoreductase — MSKKIVIVGAVAAGPKAACRLMRLQPDWDVTLIDQDSLISYGGCGIPYYVSGDVSDESELRATSFHVVRDAQYFEGSKGIKTMTRTRALSIDRKAKTVQVENLDSGQKQDLPYDKLMLATGAKPFDLPIPGADLDGVFSIANLHKAIEIKARIAKGQVSKAVVIGGGAIGIEMAEALTDLWGVETVLLELAPQLLPRIVDRHMADMLKKHLKENNIPVYTEESATELLGNDEGKVCGVKTTQRTLEADLVIMAVGVRARSELAREAGLDVAAFGGIKVNQRMQTSDPDIYAAGDCVALTNLVTGKDMLAPLGSLANREGRVVGDNLAGIPATFKGVLGSFIMKAFERCIAATGLTYEAALAEGFDADYSLTSPPDRAHFFPDQAVVIMQLVFDRKTRRVLGLQAFGMMNDSISARVDTAAALIAKGGTIEDFGLVEMAYAPPFSSAIDSINAAAYAAENMCDNRLRRVDLNRFLEWMKDMSIEPDWAVLDVRHPLEAEPYVKKYGSDKWFGFEYGQVRERHGEIPTNKNWIILCNAGTRSYEIQVFLDHLGKFDSMVLCGGSNVISRLDVDWLIS; from the coding sequence ATGAGCAAAAAAATAGTCATTGTTGGAGCCGTTGCCGCAGGCCCCAAAGCCGCCTGCAGACTGATGCGCCTGCAGCCCGACTGGGATGTGACCCTCATTGATCAGGACAGCCTGATCTCTTACGGTGGTTGTGGTATCCCCTATTATGTGAGTGGTGATGTCTCTGATGAGAGTGAACTCAGGGCTACCAGTTTTCATGTGGTTCGTGATGCGCAGTATTTTGAGGGATCCAAAGGCATCAAAACCATGACCCGCACCCGAGCCTTGTCCATTGATCGTAAGGCGAAGACCGTGCAGGTAGAAAATCTGGACAGTGGCCAAAAACAGGATCTGCCTTACGATAAATTAATGCTTGCAACCGGGGCAAAACCTTTTGATCTCCCTATCCCCGGGGCGGATCTCGATGGCGTTTTTTCCATTGCGAACCTGCATAAGGCCATTGAAATCAAAGCTCGCATCGCAAAAGGCCAGGTGAGTAAGGCGGTGGTTATTGGCGGTGGGGCGATAGGTATCGAGATGGCCGAAGCTTTGACGGATCTCTGGGGCGTTGAAACCGTGCTGTTGGAGCTTGCTCCCCAGCTGCTGCCTCGGATCGTTGATCGTCACATGGCCGATATGCTGAAAAAGCATCTCAAAGAAAATAATATTCCGGTCTACACGGAAGAATCTGCCACGGAACTTCTTGGAAACGATGAGGGCAAGGTGTGTGGGGTGAAAACCACCCAACGGACCCTGGAGGCGGACCTGGTCATTATGGCGGTGGGCGTTCGTGCCCGCAGTGAGCTGGCCAGAGAGGCCGGGCTTGACGTTGCGGCCTTTGGCGGCATCAAGGTCAACCAGCGGATGCAGACTTCTGACCCCGACATTTATGCAGCCGGTGACTGCGTGGCTTTGACCAACCTGGTTACCGGAAAAGACATGTTGGCCCCACTGGGCTCGCTTGCCAACCGTGAGGGGCGGGTCGTGGGGGATAACCTGGCAGGTATTCCCGCAACATTCAAGGGGGTCCTTGGCTCCTTTATCATGAAGGCCTTTGAGCGGTGTATCGCAGCAACTGGTCTGACCTATGAAGCTGCTCTGGCGGAAGGGTTTGATGCTGACTATTCCCTGACCTCTCCTCCGGATCGAGCCCATTTTTTTCCTGATCAGGCGGTGGTCATCATGCAACTGGTATTTGATCGAAAAACCCGTCGGGTCCTTGGGCTGCAAGCTTTTGGTATGATGAATGATTCCATCTCAGCACGGGTGGATACCGCTGCAGCACTTATTGCCAAAGGAGGCACGATTGAAGATTTTGGTCTGGTGGAGATGGCCTATGCACCTCCATTTTCCTCAGCCATCGATTCGATCAATGCTGCGGCCTACGCGGCAGAAAATATGTGCGATAATCGTTTACGCCGGGTTGATCTGAATCGTTTTCTGGAGTGGATGAAGGATATGAGTATTGAGCCCGATTGGGCGGTTCTTGATGTCCGTCATCCTTTAGAGGCGGAACCGTACGTCAAAAAATACGGTTCCGATAAATGGTTTGGATTTGAATACGGCCAGGTTCGTGAGCGGCATGGGGAAATTCCCACGAATAAAAATTGGATAATTCTCTGTAATGCGGGCACTCGATCCTATGAAATACAAGTCTTCCTTGACCATCTCGGAAAATTCGATAGCATGGTCTTATGTGGAGGTTCGAATGTAATCAGTCGCTTAGATGTTGATTGGCTGATAAGCTGA
- a CDS encoding response regulator, whose translation MADVNFDHMIEEIQANIQTGDLLKARLVLDHIGDLDKKSQNRLLYEISRGDVHFTVPLLNHLLTSHRELTDTLPIVRETLISHLIAYPEVLVQTLKDNSVSDKTVMIETAGELKLEEATPGLIDLLAHTNDNPTIKLIIDNLGLIADPESINTLTDYLYAADRELIIAAIHALGQVGTNTAMHRLAERMGTDNELDLIILGIFAEVQDQVSLEKLNDTLRSHYAHMRIYAKDELVRIGDKAVPVLIENLKESDSDLLIHTLNVLGEIGDDSAIMPIRTLLNTVPKNANVRFAAYEALALLPLRKGAYTLAAGLTDSEDHVCTAAARAIDRNFNEILAAGIKNMIRPQNDEARHIVKIIVNAQVDNIFLSLAHEEYFQELALVYLPHAHRDIKSHYEVLLKREGLDDFAVKIAGDEGDSRARVKVCAVDDSRMILNIYKATLHELGFDPILFEFPAGAIEWLAKEKPALVLTDLNMPEISGIELTEKIRTIYDKDALPVIMVTTQSDVQDHEAASDAGVNDIMLKPFNADSLRAAMAKFIKV comes from the coding sequence ATGGCTGACGTGAATTTTGATCACATGATTGAGGAGATTCAGGCAAATATCCAGACTGGTGATTTACTCAAAGCCCGTCTTGTTCTGGACCACATCGGTGATCTCGATAAAAAAAGTCAAAACCGTCTGCTCTATGAAATTTCCCGCGGCGATGTTCATTTCACCGTACCCCTGTTAAACCATTTGCTTACTTCTCACCGGGAGTTGACAGATACCCTGCCCATTGTTCGCGAGACTTTGATTTCGCACCTGATTGCCTATCCTGAGGTTTTGGTCCAGACGTTGAAAGACAATTCGGTCAGCGATAAAACGGTCATGATCGAGACAGCAGGTGAACTCAAGCTCGAAGAGGCAACCCCCGGTCTGATTGATCTGCTTGCCCACACCAATGACAATCCGACGATTAAGCTCATCATCGACAATCTAGGGCTGATCGCAGATCCAGAGTCGATCAACACCCTCACCGACTACCTTTATGCCGCTGATCGAGAACTCATCATTGCCGCGATTCATGCCTTGGGGCAGGTGGGAACCAACACCGCCATGCACCGCCTTGCAGAACGTATGGGGACAGATAATGAGCTGGATCTGATTATTCTGGGCATCTTTGCCGAAGTACAGGATCAGGTCTCTTTAGAAAAACTCAATGACACCCTGCGCTCGCATTACGCGCATATGCGTATTTATGCCAAGGATGAGTTGGTACGTATCGGGGACAAGGCCGTACCGGTCTTGATTGAAAACCTCAAAGAAAGCGACAGCGATCTCCTGATTCATACCCTCAATGTTTTGGGTGAGATCGGTGATGACAGCGCAATCATGCCGATACGTACGCTCTTAAATACTGTGCCCAAAAATGCCAACGTTCGCTTTGCCGCCTATGAGGCACTGGCCCTATTGCCTCTGCGTAAAGGCGCGTACACGCTGGCGGCCGGACTCACGGACAGCGAGGATCATGTCTGCACGGCAGCTGCCCGGGCGATCGATCGTAACTTTAACGAGATCTTAGCCGCGGGCATTAAAAACATGATTCGCCCCCAAAACGATGAGGCCCGGCACATCGTCAAGATTATCGTCAATGCCCAAGTGGATAATATCTTTCTCAGCCTGGCCCATGAAGAATATTTTCAGGAGTTGGCCCTGGTCTACCTGCCCCATGCCCATCGTGACATCAAGAGCCACTATGAGGTCCTACTGAAACGGGAGGGACTTGATGATTTTGCTGTTAAGATTGCCGGTGATGAAGGCGACAGCAGGGCCCGGGTTAAGGTCTGTGCCGTTGATGATAGCCGCATGATCCTCAATATTTATAAAGCGACTCTCCATGAGCTTGGCTTTGATCCGATCCTCTTTGAGTTTCCCGCAGGAGCCATTGAGTGGTTAGCCAAGGAGAAGCCAGCTCTGGTGTTGACAGACCTCAATATGCCGGAAATTTCGGGAATCGAGTTGACCGAAAAAATCCGCACCATCTACGATAAAGATGCTTTACCCGTAATCATGGTAACGACCCAGTCCGATGTCCAGGACCACGAGGCTGCATCTGATGCTGGGGTGAACGATATCATGCTCAAGCCGTTTAACGCGGATTCCCTGCGTGCGGCTATGGCCAAATTTATCAAGGTATAA